A window from Aquabacterium sp. NJ1 encodes these proteins:
- a CDS encoding DUF962 domain-containing protein, whose protein sequence is MARYASFSAFYPFYLSQHQDRTCRRLHVAGSTLVLSVLIWALFTQTWSALWLLPVLGYGFAWVGHFRFERNKPATFTYPLYSLMGDWVMWWQTLTGKLPL, encoded by the coding sequence ATGGCGCGCTATGCATCTTTCAGCGCCTTCTATCCCTTCTACCTCTCGCAGCATCAGGACCGCACCTGCCGGCGCCTGCATGTGGCCGGGTCGACGCTGGTGCTGTCGGTGCTGATCTGGGCATTGTTCACCCAGACGTGGTCCGCCTTGTGGCTGCTGCCGGTGCTGGGTTACGGCTTTGCATGGGTGGGCCACTTCCGCTTCGAGCGCAACAAGCCGGCCACCTTCACCTACCCGCTCTACAGCCTGATGGGCGACTGGGTGATGTGGTGGCAGACGCTGACGGGCAAGCTGCCACTGTGA
- a CDS encoding diguanylate cyclase, translating into MSTYSRALPPAQRTVQPTGPASRDEVATATEQFNKSWSRLRFPAALEHQFVNDCAPRRLRYFVLSSLLSLFVFNGFLLVDYLMVPDVFWLAVKIRLGMFTPFAIIALVSVWLLRDKMVTQIPTLVGECLVVISGALAAACLAYLLTNSRAATSQYYHVGLMVVIMYGNVVQRLRFWFAVAFSLTVYAIHIGGVMMVPAFNPRLILPIALLIGATMVFTLMANYALERDERRQYLLSLRRKHLLQDLGEVQQRLQQLSRMDTLTGLFNRRHFQQYLEQTWQRAQYDQTPVAVLMLDVDHFKQYNDRYGHPVGDQCLMQVAHAMQDSLRRPGDLVARYGGEEFIAVLPGADKDTAHQAAERIREAIIKQGIVHEASATAAMVTASIGVVSCRAREGVQEQDLIAAADSALYKAKQAGRNQVVSLSL; encoded by the coding sequence GTGAGCACCTACAGCCGCGCCCTGCCGCCCGCACAGCGCACCGTCCAACCCACGGGCCCTGCCAGCCGCGACGAGGTGGCCACCGCCACCGAGCAATTCAACAAGTCCTGGTCCAGGCTGCGCTTTCCCGCGGCACTGGAGCACCAGTTCGTCAACGACTGCGCACCACGCAGGCTGCGCTACTTTGTGCTCAGCAGCCTGCTGTCCTTGTTCGTGTTCAACGGCTTCCTGCTGGTGGACTACCTCATGGTGCCCGACGTGTTCTGGCTGGCCGTGAAAATCCGGCTGGGCATGTTCACCCCCTTTGCGATCATCGCCCTGGTGAGCGTCTGGCTCTTGCGCGACAAGATGGTCACGCAGATCCCGACCCTGGTGGGGGAGTGTCTGGTGGTGATCAGCGGCGCGCTCGCCGCCGCCTGCCTGGCCTACCTCCTGACCAACAGCCGCGCCGCCACCAGCCAGTACTACCACGTGGGGCTGATGGTGGTGATCATGTACGGCAACGTGGTGCAGCGCCTGCGCTTCTGGTTCGCGGTCGCCTTTTCGCTGACGGTGTACGCCATCCACATCGGCGGCGTGATGATGGTGCCGGCCTTCAACCCCAGGCTGATCCTGCCGATTGCCCTGCTCATTGGCGCCACCATGGTCTTCACGCTGATGGCCAACTACGCGCTGGAGCGCGACGAGCGGCGCCAGTACCTGCTGTCGCTGCGCCGCAAGCACCTGCTGCAGGATCTGGGCGAGGTGCAGCAACGCCTGCAGCAACTCTCGCGCATGGACACCCTCACCGGCCTGTTCAACCGCCGGCACTTCCAGCAATACCTGGAACAAACCTGGCAGCGTGCCCAGTACGACCAGACACCCGTGGCCGTGCTCATGCTGGACGTGGACCACTTCAAGCAATACAACGACCGCTATGGCCACCCCGTGGGCGACCAGTGCCTGATGCAGGTCGCCCACGCCATGCAGGACAGCCTGCGCCGCCCCGGTGACCTCGTGGCCCGCTACGGCGGCGAAGAGTTCATCGCCGTGCTGCCCGGCGCCGACAAGGACACCGCCCACCAGGCAGCCGAGCGCATCCGCGAAGCCATCATCAAGCAGGGCATCGTGCACGAGGCCTCGGCCACGGCCGCGATGGTCACGGCCAGCATCGGTGTGGTCAGCTGCCGCGCGCGCGAGGGCGTGCAGGAGCAGGACCTGATCGCCGCCGCCGACTCCGCGCTCTACAAGGCCAAGCAGGCAGGGCGCAACCAGGTGGTGTCGCTGTCCTTGTGA